The Methylomonas koyamae genome has a segment encoding these proteins:
- a CDS encoding tail assembly protein: MKTIRLFGELQKYKAEWRLDVKTPAEALRAIDVQRDGFLSECDAGNYAAILIDKNNTELCRRLDPQNANDPWADEELWIMPVASGEIMAPMVVAAFATVGIAVGEVAAMMIAGLLNIAISMAFTAVANMLTSKKRNTTAPQQERPDSKPSFIADGVVNLTAAGHPHPILVGDVPDVGCIILSSDYWVEDVPV; encoded by the coding sequence ATGAAAACAATTCGATTGTTCGGCGAGCTGCAGAAATACAAAGCGGAGTGGCGACTTGACGTGAAAACCCCGGCCGAAGCCCTACGCGCGATCGACGTGCAACGCGACGGCTTTCTGTCCGAATGCGATGCCGGAAACTACGCGGCGATCCTGATCGATAAAAACAACACCGAACTTTGTCGCCGCCTTGACCCGCAAAACGCCAACGATCCTTGGGCTGATGAAGAGCTTTGGATCATGCCGGTTGCCAGCGGAGAAATCATGGCGCCTATGGTTGTCGCGGCGTTTGCGACTGTCGGTATTGCCGTTGGTGAAGTGGCGGCAATGATGATCGCCGGCCTGCTTAATATCGCGATATCCATGGCGTTTACCGCGGTGGCCAATATGTTAACCAGCAAGAAACGCAATACCACAGCACCACAACAGGAACGGCCGGACAGCAAGCCGTCATTCATCGCCGACGGCGTCGTCAATCTGACCGCGGCCGGCCATCCGCACCCGATCTTGGTCGGCGACGTGCCGGACGTGGGTTGCATCATCCTGTCGTCCGATTACTGGGTCGAGGATGTGCCTGTTTAA
- a CDS encoding alpha/beta fold hydrolase — MLKPRAHRYSLLVWLTLAPMLPGCVSPVAKLHQQASDFGFVGLDLSGGGYMMRGFLNQPAPAAARLHVYLEGDGRPWERGVIPAAEPTTRDSVILPLMAADPAPSLYLGRPCYNGHAEDPGCTPELWTGSRYGENVVASMAQALQRFIERNGYRELVLIGHSGGGTLALLLAERLPQTAAVVTLAGNYDIERWTAYHGYQPLQGSLNPALRPPGRVPEWHLLGERDPIIPPALFEPALSARPHAGVIRVDADHSRGWQAIWPEILQRLHSVR; from the coding sequence ATGCTGAAACCACGTGCCCATCGGTATTCGTTACTGGTATGGCTGACGCTGGCGCCAATGCTGCCGGGCTGCGTTTCCCCGGTCGCCAAACTGCATCAACAAGCTAGTGACTTCGGTTTCGTCGGGCTGGACCTCAGCGGCGGCGGTTATATGATGCGCGGCTTCCTCAATCAGCCGGCCCCGGCCGCAGCACGGCTACACGTTTACTTGGAAGGCGACGGCCGGCCGTGGGAGCGCGGCGTGATTCCCGCCGCCGAGCCGACCACGCGGGACTCGGTGATATTGCCGTTGATGGCCGCCGATCCGGCGCCCAGCCTGTATTTGGGCCGGCCTTGCTATAACGGCCACGCCGAAGACCCCGGTTGCACCCCGGAACTGTGGACCGGCAGCCGCTACGGCGAAAACGTCGTCGCCAGCATGGCACAGGCGTTACAACGCTTTATCGAGCGGAACGGTTACCGCGAACTGGTATTGATCGGCCACAGCGGCGGCGGCACGCTGGCCCTGCTGCTGGCGGAAAGATTGCCGCAAACCGCTGCCGTCGTGACCTTGGCCGGCAACTACGACATCGAGCGCTGGACCGCTTACCACGGCTACCAGCCGCTGCAAGGCTCGCTCAATCCGGCGTTACGGCCGCCGGGCCGGGTGCCGGAGTGGCACTTGCTCGGCGAGCGCGACCCGATCATCCCGCCGGCATTGTTCGAACCGGCTTTAAGCGCCCGCCCGCACGCCGGCGTGATTCGGGTCGATGCCGACCACAGCCGCGGCTGGCAGGCGATCTGGCCGGAAATATTGCAGCGCTTGCACAGCGTGAGATAA
- a CDS encoding autotransporter outer membrane beta-barrel domain-containing protein, whose protein sequence is MRYSISKAEAAVPLGPAVKRHLPIAAGMAVLALSSVQANGAPAPLNNLNPNQRSVDAAIGSCSSYYSDLESDSPAVCQASFSDIQSLTPDQVLGLGNSITRLDGGRNPVPYDYYSNNQTSRLGAGSGDADFPPLNFWTKVDSGFGAYDNTGLNVAGFKYDNHNFMAGVDYRISDSWVSGAVFNYRHSNAAFNAGRGETLGDSYTGMLYTSYFVTEAFHLDATASYGGHEFETTRNITLGGVSSVAKAKPNADQYSFSWGGGYDWHHKALSIAPYARGEYTALNIDGYAESGSVAAVRFGKQNIESLISTVGVQTAYTFSFPWGVLIPQLRGEWHHQFLDGRRSVTGSFIADGSGSTFSLVNDAPTRDYYTFGAEVSTVLPGGVSAFLAYETLQSYRHVESNRLMLGGRLEF, encoded by the coding sequence ATGCGTTATTCGATTTCGAAAGCGGAAGCTGCAGTTCCGCTTGGGCCGGCGGTAAAGCGGCATTTGCCGATTGCGGCCGGAATGGCTGTGTTGGCTTTGTCTTCGGTTCAAGCCAACGGGGCGCCCGCGCCGCTGAATAATCTGAATCCTAATCAACGATCGGTGGATGCGGCAATCGGTTCGTGTTCGTCGTATTACTCGGATTTGGAAAGCGATTCACCGGCGGTTTGCCAAGCCAGTTTTTCCGACATCCAGAGCCTGACGCCGGATCAAGTCCTGGGTCTGGGCAACTCGATCACGCGGTTGGACGGCGGCCGTAATCCGGTGCCTTACGACTATTACAGCAACAATCAAACCTCGAGATTAGGCGCTGGCAGCGGCGACGCCGATTTTCCGCCGTTGAATTTTTGGACCAAGGTCGATAGCGGCTTCGGTGCGTACGACAATACCGGGCTTAACGTGGCCGGTTTTAAATACGACAACCATAATTTCATGGCCGGCGTCGATTACCGGATTAGTGACAGTTGGGTCAGCGGCGCAGTCTTCAACTACCGCCATAGTAACGCCGCGTTCAACGCCGGCCGCGGCGAAACGTTGGGCGATAGTTATACCGGTATGCTGTATACCTCTTACTTCGTGACCGAGGCCTTTCATTTAGATGCAACGGCTTCGTATGGCGGCCATGAATTCGAAACCACCCGTAATATCACGTTGGGCGGCGTATCGTCGGTGGCCAAAGCCAAGCCGAATGCTGACCAATATTCGTTCAGTTGGGGTGGCGGCTACGACTGGCACCATAAGGCGTTGAGCATTGCGCCTTATGCGCGGGGCGAATATACCGCTTTGAACATCGACGGCTACGCCGAATCCGGGAGTGTCGCCGCGGTTCGATTCGGTAAGCAGAATATCGAATCGCTGATTTCCACGGTGGGCGTGCAAACCGCTTACACCTTCAGTTTTCCGTGGGGCGTTTTAATTCCGCAATTGCGCGGCGAGTGGCACCACCAATTTCTTGACGGTCGGCGCAGCGTGACCGGCAGTTTTATTGCGGACGGTAGCGGCTCCACCTTTAGTTTGGTCAACGACGCCCCGACTCGGGATTACTACACCTTCGGCGCCGAAGTATCCACGGTGTTGCCGGGCGGCGTCTCGGCCTTCCTGGCTTACGAGACATTGCAAAGTTATCGGCATGTGGAAAGTAACCGTTTGATGCTGGGCGGCCGTTTGGAATTTTAA
- a CDS encoding phage integrase, translating to MAIHQDENGIWHVQVQRKGIPRIRRSGFLSKDAAIVFERSYLEKHRAAAGSSGDGRLLSELIELWFVRHGAHLVDGKRQRRELLAIAAELKNPVASRLSRDQFLAYRYAKTRQADTAGLRSFNQAHHGLIAMFNRLRNLREIDYTSPVCDLELIEL from the coding sequence ATGGCCATTCATCAAGACGAAAACGGGATTTGGCATGTACAAGTCCAGCGCAAAGGGATACCCCGCATCCGCCGGAGCGGCTTTCTGTCGAAAGATGCCGCCATCGTGTTCGAGCGCAGTTATTTGGAGAAGCACCGCGCCGCCGCGGGATCGTCCGGCGACGGCCGCCTGCTGTCGGAACTGATCGAGCTATGGTTCGTCCGCCACGGTGCGCACTTGGTCGACGGCAAACGCCAGCGCCGCGAGCTGCTGGCGATCGCGGCCGAGTTGAAAAACCCGGTGGCCAGCCGGCTGTCGCGCGATCAGTTCTTGGCCTACCGTTACGCAAAAACCCGCCAGGCGGATACCGCCGGATTGCGCTCATTCAACCAGGCGCACCATGGCTTGATCGCCATGTTCAACCGCTTGCGCAATCTGCGGGAGATCGATTACACCTCGCCGGTCTGCGACCTGGAACTGATCGAACTGTAA
- a CDS encoding serine/threonine-protein kinase produces the protein MAAFDSALNAFRQSQISFDELLAAARAAGGQSAAEVAAALQHLEAAYRGGGLAAERYFALQAALQDQTRLAVAPVSPLSAGGDDETLLAPRPASADEATEVVPGPSAAPIAAEPTSLQTQAPTMTTESLLQGLDPSQPQAELTVGCTLKNRFVLEELLGVGGMGMVFKATDLRKVEAADKDPFVALKVLNQDFQFNPMALVGLQRETKRAQTLSHPNIIKVYDFDRDGGYVFMSMEYLQGRPLSHLIRDHAETGLPFKKAWPIIHAMAEALGHAHSKNIVHSDFKPGNVFVSDDGEIRVLDFGIACAIGRGEKDGHDATVFNARDLGAMTPAYASLEQLQHSAPDPRDDIYALACIAYELLSGKHPFGRLSAEKARELNLQPKPIPKLSRRQWKGLQKGLAFKQENRSASIDEFVASIGPRSSVYYGLWASALIIVCSIGVNVYWTLTEKTAVAEPPKVVPSLTAEQLQKIKDLLELAEIHFDVGYLTAPTGSNAFWAYQEVLKIDPYNKAAIAGLNKIADTLEQQAWEFYEKSDRSEALKRVQEGLEVNPAHKGLLSLQEKLRFN, from the coding sequence ATGGCAGCATTTGATAGCGCATTAAACGCGTTCCGGCAATCGCAAATTTCATTCGACGAGTTATTGGCGGCGGCCCGCGCTGCCGGCGGGCAATCGGCCGCGGAAGTGGCGGCAGCGTTGCAACATTTGGAGGCGGCATACCGTGGCGGCGGCTTGGCGGCCGAGCGCTATTTCGCGTTGCAGGCGGCCTTGCAGGACCAAACCCGTTTGGCGGTTGCGCCGGTTTCACCGCTATCGGCGGGCGGCGACGACGAAACGTTACTGGCGCCGCGGCCCGCGTCGGCCGACGAGGCGACAGAGGTCGTGCCAGGGCCTTCGGCGGCCCCGATTGCAGCCGAGCCGACCTCGCTGCAAACCCAGGCGCCGACCATGACCACCGAATCCCTGTTACAAGGTTTGGACCCGAGCCAACCGCAAGCGGAGCTGACGGTCGGCTGTACCTTGAAAAACCGCTTTGTGCTGGAGGAACTGCTCGGCGTCGGCGGTATGGGCATGGTGTTCAAGGCTACCGACTTGCGCAAAGTCGAGGCAGCGGATAAAGACCCGTTCGTGGCTTTGAAAGTGTTGAACCAGGATTTTCAGTTCAATCCGATGGCGCTGGTCGGGCTGCAACGCGAAACCAAGCGGGCGCAAACCCTTTCCCACCCCAATATCATCAAAGTTTACGACTTCGACCGGGACGGCGGCTACGTCTTCATGTCGATGGAATATCTACAAGGCCGGCCGTTGAGCCATTTGATCCGCGACCACGCCGAAACCGGTCTGCCGTTCAAAAAAGCCTGGCCTATCATCCATGCCATGGCCGAAGCCCTGGGGCATGCGCATAGCAAAAATATCGTCCATTCCGATTTCAAACCCGGCAATGTTTTCGTCAGCGACGACGGCGAAATCCGAGTGCTGGATTTCGGCATTGCCTGCGCCATCGGCCGCGGCGAGAAAGACGGCCACGACGCGACTGTGTTCAATGCCCGCGATTTGGGGGCGATGACGCCAGCCTACGCCAGTCTGGAGCAATTGCAGCACAGCGCGCCGGATCCGCGCGACGATATCTATGCATTGGCTTGTATCGCCTACGAGTTGTTATCCGGTAAGCATCCGTTCGGCCGCTTGTCCGCCGAAAAAGCCAGGGAACTGAATTTGCAGCCGAAGCCGATTCCGAAATTGTCGCGCCGGCAGTGGAAGGGCTTGCAAAAAGGTCTGGCGTTCAAGCAGGAAAACCGCAGCGCCAGTATCGACGAATTCGTCGCGTCTATCGGCCCGCGTTCGTCGGTGTATTACGGCCTGTGGGCCAGCGCCTTGATTATCGTTTGTTCGATCGGCGTCAACGTCTATTGGACGTTGACCGAGAAGACGGCAGTGGCCGAACCGCCCAAGGTGGTGCCGAGCCTGACCGCGGAACAACTGCAAAAGATCAAGGACCTGTTGGAACTGGCCGAGATTCATTTCGACGTGGGCTATTTGACTGCGCCGACCGGTAGCAACGCCTTTTGGGCTTACCAGGAGGTGTTGAAGATCGATCCGTACAATAAAGCGGCGATTGCCGGTTTGAACAAGATCGCCGATACCCTGGAACAACAAGCCTGGGAGTTTTACGAAAAGAGCGACCGTTCCGAAGCCCTGAAGAGAGTTCAGGAGGGCTTGGAGGTCAACCCGGCGCATAAAGGCCTGCTGAGTTTGCAGGAAAAACTTCGGTTCAATTGA
- a CDS encoding caspase family protein, protein MYQNRTLALAIGSILMAACARDVSQEEMAKATEGYIVADTNKLFVVDCLLPGQVRKLGSQMTYLSARRPIRTTAADCEVRGGEYVAYDRANYASALNIWLPKAQEGDASAQLTVGEIFEKGLGTQADYKAAAQWYEKAAQQGNAQAQLNLGHLYEKGLGVAQDKEAALRWYRKSAGLEDAGIQFAPAVNAQELETLRGEVAESRREAEQLREQLQNTRQQTLDQQESLRKAQSELEALRNKLQQQKSTAPGNSSDIEMLEKQLREKESQLKEQQAKLGTLTQTLSQERQRMKRELETARQEAPAAKALDSKANELESRLNEKIETFQKQSAELTAWLTSPDKLDRSQIDSRKQALQQQAKEIAALKEKLEQSRSTLLASGAGPNIELIEPAVTVTRGIPSIQFAVGESSKRIIGKIDASTGLSRLLLNDKPVKVDANGRFETDVSLQGDETVVRISATDKRNQRSDLSLRLLAASSGIAAEPFPSGNGSGGDLKRSGDIQFGKFYAIIIGNNDYGAYPALKTPMADAKSLELLLRERYGFKTKLLLNANRHAIMSALNELNQKLTEQDNVLIYYAGHGEIDKRSQTAYWLPVDSETGNSANWISSQSITEFLSIMPAKHIMVVADSCYSGALTGSAVAKLPEGMDDAKRERWLKAMNSRKARTVLTSGGVKPVMDQGGGEHSVFANAFLKVLRSNKRIIEDYDIFRDVANQVQASAARGGFEQKPQYAPLQHAGHEGSPFFFVPEV, encoded by the coding sequence ATGTATCAAAATCGTACGCTCGCTCTGGCGATCGGCAGCATACTCATGGCGGCTTGCGCCCGCGACGTCAGCCAAGAAGAAATGGCCAAGGCCACCGAAGGCTACATCGTAGCCGATACCAATAAACTGTTTGTGGTCGATTGCCTGCTGCCCGGCCAGGTACGCAAACTCGGCTCGCAAATGACCTATCTCAGCGCCCGCCGACCGATTCGCACCACCGCGGCGGATTGCGAAGTCCGCGGCGGCGAATATGTCGCCTACGACCGTGCCAATTACGCCAGCGCCTTGAACATCTGGCTGCCGAAAGCCCAGGAAGGCGACGCCTCGGCGCAATTGACCGTCGGCGAAATTTTCGAGAAAGGTCTGGGTACGCAAGCCGACTACAAGGCCGCCGCACAGTGGTACGAAAAAGCCGCCCAGCAAGGCAATGCCCAGGCGCAATTGAACCTGGGCCATCTCTACGAAAAAGGCCTCGGCGTCGCCCAGGACAAGGAAGCCGCGTTGCGTTGGTACCGCAAATCGGCCGGCCTGGAAGACGCCGGCATCCAATTCGCCCCGGCGGTCAATGCCCAGGAACTGGAGACGCTGCGCGGCGAAGTCGCCGAATCGCGCCGCGAAGCCGAACAACTGCGCGAGCAATTGCAAAACACCCGCCAACAAACTCTGGACCAACAGGAAAGCCTGCGTAAGGCCCAAAGCGAATTGGAAGCCTTGCGCAACAAGCTGCAGCAACAAAAATCCACCGCGCCGGGCAATTCCAGCGACATCGAAATGCTGGAAAAACAATTGCGCGAAAAAGAGTCGCAACTCAAAGAACAACAGGCCAAACTCGGCACGTTGACCCAAACCTTGAGTCAGGAGCGGCAACGCATGAAGCGCGAGCTGGAAACAGCCCGCCAAGAGGCTCCCGCCGCCAAAGCCCTTGATAGCAAGGCCAACGAACTGGAAAGCCGGCTGAACGAAAAAATCGAGACTTTCCAAAAACAATCGGCCGAATTGACCGCTTGGCTGACTTCGCCCGACAAACTCGACCGTAGCCAGATCGACAGTCGCAAACAAGCATTGCAACAGCAAGCCAAGGAAATCGCCGCGCTGAAAGAAAAACTGGAACAATCGCGCAGTACGCTGCTGGCTTCCGGCGCCGGGCCGAACATCGAGTTGATCGAACCGGCCGTGACCGTCACCCGCGGCATCCCCAGCATCCAATTCGCCGTCGGCGAAAGCAGCAAACGCATCATCGGCAAAATCGACGCCAGCACCGGCCTCAGCCGCTTGTTGCTGAACGACAAACCGGTCAAAGTCGACGCCAACGGCCGCTTCGAAACCGACGTCAGCCTGCAGGGCGACGAGACGGTGGTCCGTATCAGCGCGACCGACAAGCGCAACCAACGCAGCGACCTCAGTCTGCGCCTGCTGGCAGCCAGCAGCGGGATTGCGGCCGAACCGTTTCCGAGCGGCAACGGCAGCGGCGGCGATCTGAAACGCAGCGGCGATATCCAGTTCGGCAAGTTTTACGCCATCATCATCGGCAACAACGACTACGGCGCCTACCCGGCGCTGAAAACGCCGATGGCCGACGCCAAGAGTCTGGAACTACTGTTACGCGAGCGTTACGGCTTTAAAACCAAACTGCTGCTGAACGCCAACCGCCACGCGATCATGTCGGCGCTGAACGAGCTGAACCAAAAATTGACCGAGCAGGACAATGTGCTGATTTATTACGCCGGCCACGGCGAAATCGACAAGCGCAGCCAAACCGCCTATTGGCTGCCGGTCGATTCCGAAACCGGCAACAGCGCCAACTGGATTTCCAGCCAAAGCATCACCGAGTTTTTGAGCATCATGCCGGCCAAGCACATCATGGTGGTGGCCGATTCCTGTTATTCCGGCGCCTTGACCGGGTCCGCGGTGGCCAAATTGCCCGAGGGCATGGACGACGCCAAACGCGAGCGTTGGTTGAAAGCGATGAACAGCCGCAAGGCCCGCACCGTGTTGACCTCGGGCGGAGTCAAACCGGTTATGGACCAGGGCGGCGGCGAGCATTCGGTGTTTGCCAATGCGTTTTTGAAGGTGTTGCGCAGCAACAAACGCATTATCGAGGATTACGATATTTTCAGAGACGTGGCGAATCAGGTGCAGGCGTCGGCGGCGCGCGGCGGCTTCGAACAAAAACCGCAATATGCGCCGTTACAACATGCCGGGCATGAAGGTAGCCCGTTCTTTTTCGTACCGGAGGTTTGA
- a CDS encoding DUF3683 domain-containing protein, translated as MASPLFPASLDSTPARVREIPYNYTSFSDREIVIRLLGEDMWAILDVLREERVTGRSARMLYEVLGDIWAVRRNPYLEDDLLDNAKRRRALLQALRHRLRQMEARHAEAENQNADRAERVAKLILAAHRAVDEFEAHFERTAQLRRSVMTLLSQYTRKDNISFDGFARVSHVTDATDWRVEYPFVVLYPCSEDEVGHLVRGCIDLGLTIIPRGGGTGYTGGAVPLHAYSAVINTEKLLAMGQVDRQTLLPGVDKSYATIHTGAGVVTRRVMDAAEQAGLVFACDPTSADASCIGGNIAMNAGGKKAVLWGTALDNLASWRMVTPDGNWLEIERLQHNLGKIHEQETAKFVLKRFDASGKQLLGEEDLEISGSFFRKTGLGKDVTDKFLGGLPGVQKEGCDGIITSARWILHEMPPVTRTFCLEFFGQVREAVPAIVEIRDYLESLPKDGAQRVMLAGLEHLDERYVKAVGYATKAKRHGRPKMVLIGDIVGDDENQVALAASEVVRLCNARGAEGFIAVSAETRKKFWLDRARTAAIAKHTNAFKINEDVVIPLPRMGDYCDGIERINIELSIRNKLRLCSALAEFFSGELPLRAYEDGVNRQELLGERQGQALETVAAVQARWAWLYDNLDLPLAQAEPQFANYGVLAGELTNRAAQPTLFHRLQDYSIRVSWKLELLPRLQEIFEGDNFRPIIERIEAVHKEILRGRVFVALHMHAGDGNVHTNLPVNSDHYEMLQEANAAVARIMELARALGGAISGEHGIGITKYEFLSEAELADFHAYKNRIDPEGRFNRGKLMPGADLRSAYTTSFSLMGYESLIMQQSDIGAISESVKDCLRCGKCKPVCATHVPPANLLYSPRNKILATSLLIEAFLYEEQTRRGISITHWKEFEDVADHCTVCHKCFNPCPVDIDFGDVSMNMRNLLRKMGKQSFNPAKTMALAFLTASKPGNVKAMRKAMIDWTYKAQRIGNRFLKHWGRAQIAQPPATVGKPPMREQVIHFMNRKMPGELPNKTARALLDIEDNQIVPIIRNHQKTKADSEAVFYFPGCGSERLFSQVGLATQAMLYEIGVQTVLPPGYLCCGYPQRAGGQFDKAQKITTDNRVLFHRVANTLNYLDIKTVVVSCGTCQDQLQDYEFDKIFPGCRLIDIHEYLLEKGVKLDGVNGARYLYHDPCHSPFKQQDGVKVVNQLLGAPVSKSERCCGESGTLAVARPDISTQIRFRKAEELQKDAAKLRGDGYAGPVKMLTSCPSCMQGLQRFQDEVETLEVDYIVVEIAKHVLGENWMPEYVEQVTQGGVERVLV; from the coding sequence GTGGCTTCTCCATTATTTCCCGCTTCGCTTGATTCAACCCCCGCCCGCGTGCGGGAAATTCCCTACAACTACACCTCGTTCTCCGACCGCGAAATTGTGATTCGCCTGTTGGGCGAAGACATGTGGGCGATCCTGGATGTGTTGCGCGAGGAGCGGGTCACCGGGCGCTCAGCGCGGATGCTTTACGAAGTGTTGGGCGACATCTGGGCGGTGCGGCGCAATCCCTATCTGGAAGACGACCTGCTCGATAACGCTAAGCGCCGCCGAGCCTTGTTGCAAGCTTTACGCCACCGTTTGCGGCAAATGGAAGCCAGGCACGCCGAAGCCGAAAACCAAAATGCCGACCGCGCCGAACGCGTCGCCAAATTAATCCTCGCCGCGCATCGGGCCGTAGACGAATTCGAAGCTCATTTCGAACGTACCGCCCAATTGCGGCGCAGTGTCATGACGCTGTTGTCGCAGTACACCCGTAAAGACAATATCAGCTTCGACGGCTTCGCCCGGGTCAGCCATGTCACCGACGCCACCGACTGGCGGGTGGAATATCCCTTCGTCGTGCTGTATCCCTGTTCGGAAGACGAAGTCGGCCATCTGGTACGCGGCTGTATCGATCTGGGTTTGACCATCATTCCGCGCGGCGGCGGTACCGGTTACACCGGCGGTGCGGTACCGCTGCATGCCTACTCGGCGGTGATCAACACCGAAAAATTGCTGGCGATGGGCCAGGTGGATCGTCAGACTTTGTTGCCCGGCGTCGATAAATCCTACGCTACGATCCACACCGGCGCCGGCGTCGTCACCCGGCGGGTGATGGATGCGGCCGAGCAGGCCGGTTTGGTATTCGCCTGCGATCCGACCTCGGCCGATGCCTCTTGCATCGGCGGCAATATCGCGATGAACGCCGGCGGCAAGAAAGCGGTGCTGTGGGGCACCGCGCTGGACAATCTAGCCTCCTGGCGCATGGTGACGCCGGACGGCAACTGGCTGGAAATCGAACGGTTGCAGCATAATCTGGGCAAGATCCACGAGCAGGAAACCGCTAAATTTGTGTTGAAGCGTTTCGACGCCAGCGGCAAGCAGTTGCTGGGCGAAGAAGATTTGGAAATTTCCGGCAGTTTTTTCCGCAAAACCGGGTTGGGCAAGGACGTCACCGACAAGTTTTTGGGCGGTTTGCCCGGCGTGCAGAAAGAAGGTTGCGATGGCATCATCACCTCGGCACGCTGGATTTTGCACGAAATGCCGCCGGTGACCCGCACCTTTTGTCTGGAGTTTTTCGGCCAGGTGCGCGAAGCGGTGCCGGCCATCGTCGAGATTCGAGATTATTTGGAGAGCTTGCCGAAAGACGGCGCGCAACGGGTGATGTTGGCCGGCTTGGAGCATCTGGACGAACGCTACGTCAAGGCGGTCGGCTACGCCACCAAGGCCAAGCGCCACGGCCGGCCGAAGATGGTATTGATCGGCGATATTGTTGGCGACGACGAGAACCAGGTGGCGCTGGCCGCTTCGGAAGTGGTGCGTTTGTGCAATGCGCGCGGGGCGGAAGGTTTTATCGCCGTGTCGGCCGAGACCCGCAAAAAGTTCTGGCTGGACCGGGCCCGGACCGCGGCAATCGCCAAACACACCAACGCCTTCAAGATCAACGAAGACGTGGTGATTCCGTTACCGCGCATGGGCGATTATTGCGACGGCATCGAGCGCATCAATATCGAATTGTCGATTCGTAACAAGTTGCGCCTATGCTCGGCTTTGGCGGAATTCTTCAGTGGCGAATTGCCGTTGCGCGCTTACGAGGACGGCGTCAATCGCCAAGAACTGCTCGGCGAGCGACAGGGTCAGGCGTTGGAGACCGTCGCGGCGGTGCAGGCGCGCTGGGCCTGGCTTTACGATAATCTCGATTTGCCGTTGGCGCAGGCCGAGCCGCAGTTCGCCAACTACGGCGTTCTGGCAGGCGAACTGACCAATCGCGCTGCGCAACCAACCTTGTTTCATCGTTTGCAGGATTACTCGATACGAGTGTCCTGGAAGCTGGAGCTATTGCCGCGTTTGCAGGAAATCTTCGAAGGGGACAATTTCCGGCCCATTATCGAGCGTATCGAAGCGGTACATAAGGAAATCCTGCGCGGCCGGGTGTTCGTGGCCTTGCACATGCATGCCGGCGACGGCAATGTGCATACCAATCTGCCGGTCAATTCCGACCATTATGAAATGCTGCAGGAAGCCAATGCGGCGGTGGCGCGGATTATGGAATTGGCGCGGGCCTTGGGTGGGGCGATTTCCGGCGAGCACGGTATCGGCATCACCAAATACGAGTTCCTCAGCGAGGCCGAACTGGCCGATTTTCACGCCTATAAAAACCGGATCGATCCGGAAGGCCGTTTCAATCGCGGCAAACTGATGCCCGGCGCCGATTTACGCTCGGCCTATACCACTTCGTTCAGTCTGATGGGCTATGAGTCGCTGATCATGCAACAAAGCGATATCGGCGCGATTTCGGAATCGGTGAAAGACTGCCTGCGCTGCGGCAAATGCAAACCCGTCTGCGCTACCCATGTGCCGCCGGCGAATTTGCTGTATTCGCCGCGCAACAAGATTCTGGCGACGTCGTTATTGATCGAGGCCTTTTTGTACGAGGAGCAAACCCGGCGCGGTATTTCGATTACCCACTGGAAAGAGTTCGAGGATGTCGCCGACCATTGCACGGTGTGCCATAAGTGTTTCAATCCGTGTCCGGTCGATATCGACTTCGGCGACGTATCGATGAATATGCGCAATTTGCTGCGCAAAATGGGCAAACAGAGCTTCAACCCGGCCAAAACCATGGCGCTGGCCTTTTTGACCGCGTCCAAGCCGGGTAACGTCAAAGCCATGCGCAAGGCGATGATCGACTGGACCTACAAGGCGCAACGCATCGGCAATCGCTTTTTGAAACATTGGGGCAGGGCGCAGATTGCGCAGCCGCCGGCGACGGTCGGTAAGCCGCCGATGCGGGAGCAGGTGATTCATTTCATGAACCGGAAAATGCCTGGAGAATTGCCGAACAAGACTGCACGGGCGCTGTTGGATATCGAGGATAACCAAATCGTGCCGATTATCCGCAACCACCAGAAGACCAAAGCCGATTCCGAAGCGGTGTTTTATTTTCCGGGGTGCGGTTCCGAGCGCTTGTTTTCCCAAGTCGGTCTGGCGACTCAGGCGATGCTGTACGAGATCGGGGTGCAAACGGTATTGCCGCCGGGCTATTTGTGCTGCGGTTATCCGCAGCGGGCAGGCGGCCAATTCGACAAGGCGCAGAAAATAACCACCGATAACCGGGTATTGTTTCACCGGGTGGCGAACACCTTGAATTATCTGGACATCAAGACTGTCGTGGTCAGTTGCGGTACCTGCCAGGACCAGTTGCAGGATTACGAATTCGACAAGATTTTCCCAGGCTGCCGCTTGATCGACATTCACGAATATTTGTTGGAAAAAGGCGTGAAATTGGATGGCGTGAATGGCGCGCGCTATTTGTACCACGATCCTTGCCACAGTCCATTCAAACAGCAGGACGGCGTTAAAGTGGTAAACCAATTGCTTGGCGCACCGGTTAGCAAGTCGGAGCGTTGCTGCGGCGAATCGGGGACGCTGGCGGTGGCGCGGCCGGATATTTCGACGCAGATCCGGTTTCGAAAAGCCGAGGAGCTACAAAAGGATGCCGCCAAATTGCGCGGTGACGGTTACGCCGGCCCGGTAAAAATGCTGACCTCGTGCCCGTCCTGCATGCAGGGTTTGCAACGTTTTCAGGACGAAGTGGAAACGCTGGAAGTCGATTACATCGTCGTCGAAATCGCCAAACACGTGCTGGGCGAAAACTGGATGCCGGAATATGTCGAGCAGGTGACCCAGGGCGGCGTCGAGCGGGTGTTGGTATGA